The following coding sequences are from one Enterococcus sp. 4G2_DIV0659 window:
- the serS gene encoding serine--tRNA ligase translates to MLDVKMIRQNFDEVQAKLKTRGVKEEVLVEFLRLDESRRNLLVKSEELKKYRNDVSAEIAQLKRNKEDATAKIAEMKEVGGNIKALDTEIEEIDAKLQNISTTLPNLPHESVPVGADEDDNVEVRRWSEPRNFAFEPKPHWDVAENLDILDFERGAKVSGSRFVYYKGLGARLERALYNFMLDIHVYDHGYTEMMTPYIVNSNSMFGTGQFPKFKEDVFQLEGTDMTLIPTAEVPLTNYYNNEILDGKDLPIYFTALSPSFRSEAGSAGRDTRGLIRLHQFNKVEMVKFSDAEHSYEELEKMTANAEDILQKLNLPYRVMSLATGDMGFSAAKTYDLEVWIPAQNAYREISSCSNCEDFQARRAMIRYRDENDKVQYAHTLNGSGLAVGRTVAAILENYQNEDGSVTVPEVLVPYMGNLKLIK, encoded by the coding sequence GAGGTATTAGTAGAATTTTTGCGCTTAGATGAAAGTCGTCGTAATTTATTGGTGAAATCAGAAGAACTGAAAAAATACCGTAATGACGTTTCAGCGGAAATCGCGCAATTAAAACGAAATAAAGAAGATGCTACAGCCAAAATTGCTGAAATGAAAGAAGTCGGGGGAAATATCAAGGCTCTAGATACAGAAATTGAAGAGATCGATGCTAAACTGCAAAACATTTCAACAACATTACCAAATCTTCCTCATGAGTCAGTTCCTGTAGGCGCAGATGAAGATGACAACGTTGAAGTACGCCGCTGGAGTGAGCCTAGAAACTTTGCTTTTGAACCAAAACCACATTGGGATGTAGCAGAAAATCTAGATATTCTTGATTTTGAGCGTGGAGCGAAAGTTTCAGGAAGTCGTTTTGTTTACTATAAAGGATTGGGTGCTAGACTAGAACGTGCATTATACAACTTCATGTTGGATATACATGTTTATGACCATGGGTATACCGAAATGATGACACCTTATATCGTAAATAGCAATTCTATGTTCGGCACGGGTCAATTCCCGAAATTCAAAGAAGATGTTTTCCAGTTAGAAGGAACTGATATGACATTGATTCCTACAGCTGAGGTACCTTTGACAAACTATTATAATAACGAAATTTTAGATGGCAAAGATTTACCTATTTATTTCACAGCTCTTAGCCCGTCTTTCCGTTCTGAAGCAGGAAGTGCTGGGCGTGATACTCGAGGGTTGATTCGTCTACATCAATTCAATAAAGTAGAAATGGTCAAATTCAGCGATGCAGAACATTCTTATGAAGAGTTAGAAAAAATGACCGCAAATGCAGAAGATATTTTACAAAAATTGAATTTACCTTATCGTGTGATGTCACTAGCCACCGGTGATATGGGCTTTTCTGCTGCGAAAACTTACGACTTAGAAGTTTGGATTCCAGCGCAAAACGCTTATCGCGAAATCAGCTCTTGCTCAAACTGTGAAGATTTCCAAGCCCGTCGTGCGATGATCCGTTACCGTGATGAAAATGATAAAGTCCAGTATGCACATACGTTAAACGGTTCTGGTTTAGCTGTAGGACGGACTGTAGCAGCAATTTTAGAAAACTATCAAAATGAAGATGGTTCAGTCACTGTTCCAGAAGTTCTAGTTCCTTATATGGGTAACTTGAAATTAATTAAATAA
- a CDS encoding polysaccharide deacetylase family protein yields MNRKKYPQSRQERYKQGFSKKWPFILLIIVFILLICGGVYATQAMQHTPEEKKTVVEDNSQYEDKEASLLEKIRKNQKNEGPESAEQSTKDGERQTLLYEPIATDEIPQFPAIKDELTALIEAAKKNNPTDTPTKLVGYIKSVTVNEQVTSYQPIVETYTWDPKKEEWTEKTEAGKTTVFVNQKTKQPLALQDIFVDEANLLAVQQVIQQKLLDDSPDGNAIIDNIINMPAVPMDATNFVYYSDKITLPLPENATGKSDITLDYKDIAGYVNPEFVDSVSIKDALPEPLDPNKKYISLTFDDGPSPETTPRLLDILKEKGVKATFFMLGQNVVKHEALVKRVNEEGHEVASHSYSHPQLTTTDAQKVKDEVQKTDKAIYHAIGKIPTDFRPPYGAVNKDVARIIGKPIIQWSVDSQDWQSHNAQAIIKRIDETAYNDTIILMHDIHPETVDAVADVIDRLRNEGYDILPSKQLLGKKARPLHMYYGSKDERVVQ; encoded by the coding sequence ATGAATAGAAAGAAGTACCCACAAAGTAGGCAAGAAAGATACAAGCAAGGTTTTTCAAAAAAATGGCCTTTCATATTGCTCATTATTGTTTTTATTCTTTTGATTTGTGGCGGCGTTTACGCTACTCAAGCTATGCAGCATACACCAGAAGAGAAAAAAACAGTAGTGGAAGATAACAGTCAGTATGAGGATAAAGAAGCGTCTTTGCTAGAAAAAATCCGAAAAAATCAAAAAAATGAAGGTCCTGAAAGTGCTGAACAGAGCACTAAAGACGGTGAACGCCAAACACTACTTTATGAACCAATTGCTACAGACGAGATTCCACAATTTCCAGCAATCAAAGATGAGCTAACAGCCTTAATAGAAGCCGCTAAAAAAAACAATCCAACAGACACTCCGACAAAGTTAGTCGGATATATAAAATCGGTCACTGTAAATGAACAAGTAACAAGTTACCAACCAATCGTCGAGACCTATACTTGGGATCCAAAAAAAGAAGAGTGGACTGAAAAAACGGAAGCTGGGAAAACAACTGTGTTCGTTAATCAAAAAACAAAACAGCCATTGGCTCTTCAAGATATTTTCGTAGACGAAGCGAACCTTCTTGCGGTTCAACAAGTTATCCAACAAAAATTGCTTGATGATAGTCCTGATGGCAATGCTATTATTGACAATATTATCAATATGCCCGCAGTACCTATGGATGCAACAAATTTTGTTTACTATTCTGATAAAATTACCCTGCCCTTACCGGAAAATGCAACTGGTAAAAGTGACATTACTTTAGACTACAAAGATATCGCAGGCTACGTCAATCCTGAATTTGTTGATTCTGTTTCCATCAAAGATGCCTTACCCGAACCGTTAGATCCAAATAAAAAATATATCTCTTTAACGTTCGATGATGGGCCCAGCCCAGAAACAACCCCTAGACTTTTAGATATTCTAAAAGAAAAAGGAGTCAAAGCAACGTTCTTTATGTTAGGTCAAAATGTAGTAAAACATGAAGCACTTGTAAAAAGAGTCAATGAAGAAGGACATGAAGTTGCCAGTCATTCATATTCCCATCCTCAACTAACTACTACAGATGCCCAAAAAGTAAAAGATGAAGTTCAAAAAACAGATAAAGCCATTTATCATGCAATTGGTAAAATTCCAACTGATTTTAGACCGCCTTATGGTGCAGTAAATAAAGATGTTGCAAGAATTATTGGAAAACCGATTATTCAATGGTCTGTCGATTCTCAAGATTGGCAAAGCCACAATGCCCAAGCCATCATTAAACGAATTGATGAAACTGCCTATAATGACACAATTATCTTGATGCACGATATCCATCCAGAAACGGTCGATGCTGTTGCTGATGTGATTGACCGATTACGTAATGAAGGTTATGACATTCTTCCTTCTAAACAATTATTAGGAAAAAAAGCTCGCCCTTTGCATATGTATTATGGTTCTAAAGATGAAAGAGTCGTACAATAA
- the guaB gene encoding IMP dehydrogenase codes for MSNWETKFAKKGLTFDDVLLIPAESHVLPNEVDMSVQLAKNIKLNIPLISASMDTVTDSKMAISMARQGGLGVVHKNMSIAQQADEVRKVKRSESGVIIDPFFLTPTNLVADAENLMSKYRISGVPIVETMDNRKLVGIITNRDMRFVTDYQMKIEEVMTKDHLVTAPVGTSLKDAEKILQKHKIEKLPIVDENNRLSGLITIKDIEKVIEFPNAAKDEHGRLLVAAAVGVTSDTFERAEALLDAGADAIVIDTAHGHSAGVIRKIKEIRETFPEATLIAGNIATAEGAKALYDVGVDVVKVGIGPGSICTTRVVAGVGVPQLTAIYDAASVARKYGKAIIADGGIKYSGDIVKALAAGGHAVMLGSMLAGTDESPGEFEIYQGRRFKTYRGMGSLGAMEKGSSDRYFQGGVNEANKLVPEGIEGRVAYKGSVSDIVFQMIGGLKSGMGYVGAASLQQLREEAQFVQMSGNGLKESHPHDVQITKEAPNYSVEQ; via the coding sequence ATGTCTAACTGGGAAACAAAATTCGCGAAAAAAGGTCTTACATTTGATGATGTTTTATTGATTCCAGCAGAAAGTCATGTACTGCCTAACGAAGTGGATATGAGCGTGCAATTAGCAAAAAATATTAAGTTGAATATTCCTCTGATTAGTGCAAGTATGGATACTGTAACAGATAGTAAAATGGCAATCTCAATGGCGCGTCAAGGCGGCTTAGGTGTGGTTCATAAAAATATGAGTATCGCACAACAAGCAGACGAGGTCCGTAAAGTAAAACGTTCTGAAAGTGGCGTAATCATTGATCCATTTTTCTTAACACCGACAAATTTAGTAGCAGATGCTGAAAATTTAATGAGCAAATACCGTATCAGCGGTGTACCGATCGTAGAAACGATGGATAACCGTAAATTAGTTGGGATTATTACGAACCGAGATATGCGTTTTGTGACCGACTATCAAATGAAAATCGAAGAAGTAATGACAAAAGACCACTTAGTGACAGCCCCAGTTGGCACTTCTCTAAAAGATGCTGAAAAGATTTTACAAAAACATAAAATCGAAAAATTACCAATCGTTGATGAAAATAATCGTTTGAGTGGTTTGATTACAATTAAAGATATTGAAAAAGTGATTGAATTCCCAAATGCTGCTAAGGATGAACATGGTCGGTTGTTAGTAGCTGCAGCGGTTGGCGTTACAAGCGACACCTTTGAACGGGCAGAAGCCTTGTTAGACGCAGGAGCAGATGCAATCGTAATTGATACAGCGCATGGGCATAGTGCAGGTGTTATTCGTAAAATCAAAGAAATTCGTGAAACATTCCCAGAAGCAACGCTGATTGCTGGAAATATTGCGACAGCTGAAGGTGCAAAAGCACTTTATGATGTTGGGGTAGATGTTGTTAAAGTTGGGATTGGACCAGGTTCAATTTGTACGACACGTGTTGTTGCCGGCGTAGGTGTTCCTCAATTAACGGCTATCTATGATGCGGCATCTGTTGCTCGTAAATACGGCAAAGCGATTATTGCTGATGGCGGAATTAAATATTCTGGCGATATTGTAAAAGCATTGGCTGCTGGTGGTCATGCCGTTATGCTGGGTAGCATGTTAGCTGGTACGGATGAATCACCAGGTGAATTTGAAATTTATCAAGGCCGCCGTTTTAAAACGTATCGCGGTATGGGTTCATTAGGCGCTATGGAAAAAGGATCAAGCGATCGCTATTTCCAAGGAGGCGTTAATGAAGCGAACAAACTTGTTCCAGAAGGGATTGAAGGTCGCGTAGCTTATAAAGGAAGCGTGTCAGATATCGTGTTCCAAATGATTGGTGGATTAAAATCAGGTATGGGTTATGTTGGTGCAGCAAGCTTGCAACAACTACGTGAAGAAGCGCAGTTTGTACAAATGAGTGGTAACGGCTTGAAAGAATCTCATCCACATGATGTACAAATCACTAAAGAAGCACCTAATTATTCTGTGGAGCAATAA
- a CDS encoding DUF1129 domain-containing protein, with product METETLRDIVSENRELEQKLTKRNEQYIFDLKKSLVAANLSEEAQTLALHEILPHLVEGQKSGKTARQLFGTVAERTESILNKPEELPETTPILMWLDNTLLLFGVMTIMFSVMMMWSKGKSQPLGLLTLVLASMAGGYAFYLMYKYVYQYDRPGVDKTNRPGWLKTGLILVGAMLLWLVVFTGSAMFPPIINPVLDPVIVIIIGGVALVTRYLLKKKYNMRSSLAR from the coding sequence ATGGAAACAGAAACACTTCGAGACATCGTTTCAGAAAATCGTGAACTTGAACAAAAATTGACGAAAAGAAATGAGCAGTATATTTTTGATTTAAAAAAATCATTAGTAGCCGCTAACCTTTCAGAAGAAGCCCAGACTCTCGCTCTACACGAAATTCTACCTCATTTAGTAGAAGGTCAAAAAAGCGGAAAAACTGCACGTCAGCTTTTTGGTACAGTGGCTGAACGTACAGAGTCTATCTTAAATAAACCAGAGGAATTACCAGAAACAACACCAATCTTAATGTGGTTAGATAATACATTACTATTATTTGGTGTGATGACAATTATGTTTTCTGTTATGATGATGTGGTCAAAAGGTAAATCCCAACCATTAGGCTTACTGACGTTGGTATTAGCATCAATGGCTGGTGGGTATGCATTTTATTTGATGTATAAATACGTCTATCAGTATGATCGTCCAGGAGTAGATAAAACAAACCGTCCAGGTTGGCTTAAAACCGGACTTATATTAGTGGGTGCAATGCTCTTATGGCTGGTAGTTTTTACAGGATCAGCAATGTTTCCACCAATTATCAACCCTGTATTAGATCCAGTTATTGTGATTATTATTGGCGGGGTAGCTTTAGTTACTCGTTATTTATTAAAGAAAAAGTATAATATGCGTAGTAGTTTAGCGCGTTAA
- the ychF gene encoding redox-regulated ATPase YchF codes for MALTAGIVGLPNVGKSTLFNAITKAGAEAANYPFATIDPNVGMVEVPDNRLQRLTELVKPKKTVPTTFEFTDIAGIVKGASKGEGLGNQFLSHIRQVDAICHVVRCFDDDNITHVEGRVDPLADIDTINLELVLADLDSITKRYTRVAKIAKTKDKDAVAELAVLDKLKPVLEEGLSARTIEFTEEEQKIVKSLFLLTAKPILYVANVSEDEVSDSDNNPYVQQVRTFAANEQAEVIVVCARAEEEIAELDDEDKAEFLEALGIEESGLDQLIRAAYDLLGLATYFTAGEQEVRAWTFRKGIKAPQAAGIIHTDFERGFIRAETVSFDDLNTYGNMQAAKEAGKVRLEGKEYIVQDGDVMLFRFNV; via the coding sequence ATGGCATTAACAGCTGGAATCGTAGGTTTACCAAACGTAGGGAAATCTACCCTTTTTAACGCAATTACAAAAGCAGGAGCAGAAGCGGCAAACTATCCATTTGCTACAATCGATCCTAATGTGGGGATGGTAGAAGTACCAGATAATCGCTTGCAGCGTTTAACAGAGTTAGTGAAACCTAAAAAAACAGTACCTACAACCTTTGAGTTTACAGATATAGCTGGAATCGTAAAAGGAGCAAGTAAAGGGGAAGGATTAGGAAACCAATTTCTAAGCCATATTCGTCAAGTGGATGCTATTTGTCATGTAGTCCGTTGTTTTGATGATGATAATATAACCCACGTTGAAGGACGTGTGGATCCTTTAGCTGATATTGATACAATTAATTTGGAATTAGTGTTAGCGGATTTAGATTCTATTACTAAACGTTATACACGCGTTGCAAAAATAGCGAAAACCAAAGACAAAGATGCGGTCGCTGAGCTTGCTGTATTAGATAAACTGAAACCAGTATTGGAAGAAGGGTTATCAGCAAGAACCATCGAGTTTACTGAAGAAGAGCAAAAAATTGTTAAAAGTCTATTCTTATTAACAGCAAAGCCGATTTTATATGTGGCAAATGTTTCAGAGGATGAAGTATCTGATTCCGACAATAACCCTTATGTGCAACAAGTTCGGACATTTGCAGCAAATGAACAAGCAGAAGTAATCGTTGTTTGTGCGCGTGCAGAAGAAGAAATTGCTGAATTAGACGATGAAGATAAAGCAGAGTTTTTAGAAGCATTAGGCATTGAAGAGTCTGGATTAGATCAGTTGATTCGTGCAGCCTATGACTTATTAGGATTAGCAACTTACTTTACTGCTGGGGAACAAGAAGTTCGGGCTTGGACGTTCCGAAAAGGAATCAAAGCACCTCAAGCAGCTGGAATCATCCATACTGATTTTGAGCGTGGCTTTATTCGTGCAGAGACAGTCTCTTTTGATGACTTAAACACATATGGCAATATGCAAGCAGCAAAAGAAGCGGGCAAAGTCCGCTTAGAAGGAAAAGAATATATTGTTCAAGATGGCGATGTTATGCTTTTCCGTTTCAATGTATAG
- a CDS encoding DUF951 domain-containing protein, protein MYEFGDIVEMKKPHACQANRWEIIRMGADIKIKCTNCGHIVMMSRRDFEKKMKKIVEKKTDKERVND, encoded by the coding sequence ATGTATGAATTTGGTGATATTGTCGAAATGAAAAAGCCCCATGCTTGTCAGGCAAATCGTTGGGAGATTATCCGAATGGGTGCTGATATTAAAATAAAATGTACAAACTGCGGTCATATCGTTATGATGTCACGCCGTGATTTTGAGAAAAAAATGAAGAAAATAGTAGAAAAAAAGACTGATAAAGAAAGAGTGAATGATTAA
- a CDS encoding helix-turn-helix domain-containing protein codes for MRKFDLLEKLEVYQIDLLIYLSGVGGTATKKELLNHLAIGDYFLAKLIESLMTSAVKSNGGFFIEMKKQTITFQTKSDYSLHTLYNDLLLSAPKYKILEELLLCGSIDATRLRERIGISHSTYFRKIHELNTLLKEFDLSIQNGYLLGSELQIRFFYVSLYSMTNPTQQLKSPNIDPRIYELINNIQLALGCQITPFSRKKLTLYFSLLKRRNAQKMIQDISKQRTFFHNKTDIPSQRRFISALKKTKLFKKMNEILESFLVYYSFKMRPNETVLLLLFMLGEEIIPMHSYRLKELELVEKYSNFFIPKLNMEFLSFMKKCYPHSDLDSTKKTALLSYLNAVTYRHTIFKGHIDYYWEPIYQEWQKNDYSDTVGTFINHLKQKYSVLLADNAHDKTLLSKYIQLISFYEECIKTTISVGIFIEGDILYRKKFMDWWIKHIELTTFVKAEPLTVSKTYDLVISNVNCSHLKHKGKYFFFLTNYNEKMDINDIDQLLHDIYSSYTKLNSS; via the coding sequence ATGAGAAAGTTTGACTTATTAGAAAAGTTAGAGGTTTATCAAATTGATTTATTAATCTATTTGAGCGGTGTTGGAGGAACAGCAACGAAAAAAGAACTCTTGAATCATTTAGCAATTGGCGATTACTTTCTAGCAAAGTTGATTGAAAGTTTAATGACCTCAGCGGTGAAATCAAACGGAGGATTTTTTATTGAAATGAAAAAACAAACAATCACATTTCAAACAAAATCTGATTACTCTCTTCATACACTTTATAATGACTTACTTTTATCTGCACCAAAATATAAAATTTTAGAAGAATTACTTTTATGTGGATCAATTGATGCTACTCGATTACGTGAACGAATTGGTATTAGTCATTCCACTTATTTCAGAAAAATTCACGAATTGAATACTTTGCTAAAAGAATTTGATTTATCTATCCAAAATGGTTACTTGCTTGGCAGTGAGTTACAGATCCGTTTTTTTTATGTATCCCTTTACTCAATGACCAATCCTACCCAGCAATTAAAAAGTCCGAACATCGATCCTAGAATTTATGAATTAATCAATAATATTCAATTAGCTTTAGGATGTCAGATTACGCCTTTTTCCAGAAAAAAGTTGACTCTTTACTTTAGCCTACTGAAAAGAAGGAACGCACAGAAAATGATTCAGGATATTAGTAAACAGCGAACGTTTTTTCACAATAAAACAGACATTCCGAGTCAAAGAAGATTCATAAGTGCTCTTAAAAAAACAAAATTATTTAAAAAAATGAACGAAATTCTAGAATCTTTTTTAGTTTACTATTCTTTTAAAATGCGTCCGAATGAAACTGTGCTTTTGCTTCTTTTTATGTTAGGTGAAGAAATTATTCCTATGCATTCCTATCGCTTAAAGGAATTAGAATTAGTCGAAAAGTATAGTAATTTCTTTATTCCTAAATTGAACATGGAGTTTTTAAGTTTTATGAAAAAGTGTTATCCCCATTCTGACTTGGATAGTACTAAAAAAACCGCTCTTTTGTCCTATTTAAATGCTGTTACATATCGCCATACAATATTCAAAGGACATATTGATTACTACTGGGAGCCGATATATCAAGAGTGGCAAAAAAATGATTACTCTGATACTGTTGGAACGTTTATCAATCACCTAAAACAAAAATACTCAGTACTTCTTGCAGATAATGCGCATGACAAAACGCTACTCTCGAAATATATCCAACTAATAAGTTTTTACGAAGAGTGCATAAAAACAACTATCTCTGTCGGTATTTTTATTGAAGGCGATATACTCTATAGAAAAAAGTTTATGGACTGGTGGATAAAGCATATTGAATTGACTACTTTTGTAAAAGCAGAACCACTAACAGTCAGTAAAACCTATGACTTAGTCATCAGTAACGTTAATTGTTCACATCTGAAACATAAGGGAAAGTATTTTTTCTTTTTAACTAATTATAATGAAAAAATGGATATAAACGATATCGATCAACTATTACATGATATTTATTCCTCTTATACTAAATTGAATAGTTCATAA